Genomic DNA from uncultured Methanospirillum sp.:
ATGGATTTACACACTGGCATCAATATCATTCCAGTCACTGTTGATGGCAATCTGGAAGGCGATTTCGCCCAAGGAGTAATCGATGCCCATAAGGCGATCACCCGGCTCATCAGTCCTCAATCAAAAAAGTCTAAAAGATCTGTCAATATTATCGCAGAAAAATGGCTGGCATCAAATCCTGAAAAGAATATTAATGACGTTCGTGTCCTGCTCGATAAACTTGACATCTCCATAAACTGCCGGTTTCTTCTGAGAACTGATACGAAATCTCTTGCACTCTTCAATGAAGCCACTCTCAATCTCCCTGCTGAACGCGATGACACCACAAGAAGCATACAGCAATTTGTAGCATCAGTTTCAGATGTCCCATTCTTGGATTTACCTCTCCCAACCGGATTTACTGATACCTGTGAATGGCTGCTTGCTGTAAGCCGGATATTTGGTAAAGAACAAAAGGCTGTAGAGATCATTGCTGAAGAGGAGATCATTTATAGGCATGAGATTGAAACACTCAAACCTGACCTTGTAGGAAGAACCATTCTCATCTTTACATACCCGAAGAACCTTGATTGGGTCTGTGATATAGCCCATGACCTGGAGATGAAGATTCTTAAGGTCGGACTCATTTACTCTCCATTTGCAGAAACCTTTACGACCAGGTATCGTGATCAGTTCCCGATTGAGCATAACTATACGCTTGAAAAGAGGGCTGAGGACATACACTGTCTCCAGCCAGATCTCGTGCTTGTCACGTATCCTGCTCTCAAACCACATGAAAGGGCACGAGGTGGTAATATCCCATATTGTCCCGGGTTTGGATTCCATGCAGGTATTGGCCATGCAGACCAATGGGCACGGTTGATGAAGGCACCTATTGTTGAAAAATGGAAAGATGATGGAGAGGGAATTATATGAGCCTTGATCCAGACGGATTTATTGGAGTTCTTCTTGCCATAGAGGGGATAGCTGATGCCCGTGCAGTGATGAACGGGCCTACCGGGTGCAGGGGAAATCCCGCGTACTTCTCTGACCGCCATTTTCCTCGTGAGAATTCTCTGAATCGTCGTTCATTTGAGGAACCCTTCTTTTTCGGTCAGTCGCGGATTCCCTGTACATACCTAGACAGTGATGATTATATCCATGGATCTACGGATAAACTCCAAGAGATTCTTCCTCTTATCGCCCAGAAGGGTGATGCTTTCATGGCTGTGGTTAATTCACCTGGTGCTTCACTTATCGGAGATGATCTGAACCGGTTTCTTGTAGATGCAGGGCTGGACCACTGCTGTATGGCTTTTGAGGGTGCACCCTACTCTCTCCCGCTGTCTGAAGGATTTGATCAGGCGATGGTTGAGATTCTCAAATGGCTTCAACTCAACCGGCTTACTGGTGGAAAAAACAGGGTTAATCTGCTTGGTATTTCCTTAATTCAGAAGTACTGGCAGGAACATGTTGCAGTGTTAAAACGTATCTGTAGTCTGATGGGGCTTTCAGTGGTTGCAGTTCCTGGTGGTGGCTGCAGTGTTTCAGACTTACGGGAGTCCACTACAGCATCGTTCAATATTGTGGTACATTCAGAGTACTGTAAAAAAATCGCAGAGTTTTATGAGTCAGAGTTTGGAATCCCAACAATTTACCCTCATAGTGGCGCACCGATCGGGTTTAGCCCGACTGAACAATGGATCAAAGAAATTGCCAAGGTGACCGGTTGTGATCCAACTCGTGCATTAGATGCGATAAAGCAGGATCGGATCCATGCATATCACCAGATTGCCAGATATCACCATGAAGCCGGATATCCGAAAGGAACTACTGTTGCTATCCGGGCAGATGCCTCTTTTGCTTATCCACTCGTGTCATGGGTCTATGAATATCTTGGGATGATCCCTGTATCGATTGAATGTTTAGACGGGTCTGATCCCGTAATGATTAATTATATCCACAATTTTCTATCAGAATATGGGTTATCATCAGCACTTGAACAGTCTGCAGCAGATGCACGGGCAGACTTCTTCTTCGGAGATGGAATAATCGGAAAGGATCTGGAACTATCTGGCCGCTGCAGAAGATCAGTTGAGATCTATAACCGAACTACAGGAGAGATAGAGTTTACCAGAAAAGGGTTTCTTGGGGGAGATGGAGTGTTGTATATTCTGGAAAAGATCTTTGATGCTATCAGAGAGTTTCCATGAAATAGCGGTTTGTATCTTTATCCAGATATCCTGCATCTGAAAAACAGATGGTCGATTTTACCTTGAAAAAATATAGTCCGATAGTAGCGTATCAGGATTATTCCTGGATACTCACTTCTATCGCAGCGAGGGGAGTGCCACAGATGGGACCTTTTTTGGCCTCTTCAATAATTCTATCTATCTTTCGTGATGACTCAGGAGTAAAGTATGACTCGTTACACTGATCACAGACAAATGCAGGAATATCTTTGATCACGATAATTTCTGAGCCCATACGAACCATAAATTCAGTTGTTCCCTTCCGCAGTGTTCCTTTACAGAAAGAGCATTGATCAGGCATCATCGTCTTCTCTCCCGATAATTTATCCATTCATTCTCATCCGGATAATAACATGTTACTATTCTTAAATGATCTCTGCACATTCCTATTACGATATGCAGTGAGATATTGTTAGCTGTTGAAAGGAGAAGATATGATGGGCAGGGATGATCGTCTTCATACGATTCAATCACCTCTCCAAATAATATCGCTTCTTCTAACTGTGAAGTTGAGATTCCACGTTCAGCCATTCTATTTCGTGCATGGCTGGTGATCAGATATGAATCTGACTTGATGTAGTCATTAATATCCTGATACTGCAAAATTTCTCCTTACAATTACATATAGGCGGGCAATGTGATAAATATCAGGGTTTTCATTCGTTCATAAAGCCCTAAAGATGATTATACCGTCACCTTCCTGAACATATATCCTGCGATCATCATCACTACTGCTGCAAAAAATGTCAGTACGGTAATTGGAATAACCGGAACAACTCCGGTTCCAAGATCTCTGATAGCGTCTATAGCATAACTGAGTGGGTTAACCCTAGCTATCATCCGGAGCCATGCTGGCATAACATCGTATGGCATCAGGGCACTGGAGGTGAAGAACAATGGCATTGTGACCATGGCTGTGAACGCAGCGAATGAATCATGGTCATTCAGATAGAGAGCAATGGTTGTAGAAAATGCTGCAATAAAGACGCCGAACAGAAAGAGGATAAGATACGTCATGGCATACTGCATCGGGCTCAGGATAGACGCTCCAATCAGGACCGCAAGAATCAGGATGATGGTTGTCTGGAGAATTCCCCTGATGGTAATGAAGAGAATCTTACTGACAAGGATACTCTCACGTGGAACAGGCATAGCTAAAAATTTGTTCAAAAATCCCAGGATCTTATCAAACATGAGAAGTGAACCGCTTGATATACCGGCAGTCAGAATTGTCATCACCAGGATGCCTGGAGTGATAAAATCAAGGTAATTACCGGTGAAGTTCACCGGAAGGGTGAGACCCACAAAGAGAAGCCATGCAGCCGGAAGAATGAGAGTTGAGACCACACCAACCCTATATCTGATCCATCTGATAAAGTCCCGTTCCATATAGGTAAGAACTCCTCTCATGATCGCCTCCTGAGCATTAACCTGTACTTCCATTCTTCAAACCCGTTTGATTCCTCCTGTTTTCCAACAGATTGCAAAAATACGTCATCCAGAGAAGGTTCATGAATAGACATCTCTCTGACTTTGTTTCCAGCCCTGCTCAAGGCATCTGCGAGAACCGGAAGGGCTTGACGGCCATTTTCTGCAGTGAAAGACAATTCATTTCCAGACTTGCCGACAAACACAGGATCTTGAAGATCGATCTGATGATACTCTCCTTCAATGAGGACAGTGATAACATCCTTCATCAGATGTGATTTTAGTTCTGCAGGTCTCCCCATTGCCTGAATTTTACCATGACTGATGATCCCAACCCTGTCACAGAACCTGTCAGCCTCGTCCATATAATGCGTTGTGACAAAGATGGTCATCCCTTTCTTGTTCATCTCATGCAGATGTTCCCAGATGATCTTGCGGGCAGCTACATCAAGGCCGAGTGTAGGTTCATCAAGAAATATCACTTCCGGCTCATGTACGAGGGCCTCAGCAAGTTCAAGCCTGCGACGCATTCCTCCAGAGTAGGTCTTCGCCAGGTCATCGGCTCTGTCAGAGAGTTCCATCACGCCAAGAAGTTCGTCAACGCGGTCTTTGGGATTAGATATCCCATATAACTTCGCGAAGATGAGCATGTTCTCCCGTCCGGTCAGATTGGTATCAATCGCCATATCCTGGGGAACATAACTGAGACATCCTCTTACCTTATCAGGTTCTTGCAAGGTATCGTACCCACAGATGGATGCACTTCCTTTAGTCTGGGTGAGAAGTGTAGTGAGCATCAGAACTGTGGTCGTCTTCCCTGACCCGTTCGGCCCTAACAGACCAAATATCTCGTTATCAGCCGAAAAGGTAAGATTGTCAACGGCACAGAGTGTTCCAAACTCTTTTGTCAGATCACAGGTCTCAATTGCAGTCATGGTTGGTATCACTCCCGATATTCACAGTTTAAGAAAAAATCGCAGATCTGCCTCATTCTTCCCCTGCTCGTTCGAAGAATTCTTCTGACTCCAGATATATCTCCTGGAGTTTACGGATAGTCTCCTCGTCTGTCTCCCAGAATCCCCGTTCATGAGCTTCAAGAAGCCTTCCTGAAATGCTGTGCAGGGCGTATGGATTATTCTCTTCTATCCACTGACGATTATCTTCGTCAAAGAGGAAATGTCCGGCTGCAGCCTGGTATTCCCAGTCATCAACAGCATCAGAGGTGACATCCCACCCGAACATATAATCTATTGTATTGGTAACTTCCTGTACTCCCCTAAATCCATGCTGCTTAAGCCCCTCTATCCACCGTGGGTTGAGCACACGGCTTCTGAAGATAAACCTGATCTCTTCATCCAGAAGACGTGTTTTTACATTCTTTGGATCACATGCTTCTCCGATGACTGATACCGGATCCTTGTTGCCATACGCCTTTACACAGGCGTTCATCCCGCCAAGGAAGATGTAATCATCATCTACGTCAAGGATGTCCCACTCCTGGGAGACCCGGTTCTTTACTGTGGCGTCAAGTCTTGAGAACTGTTGTTTGAAGAGTTCGGTGCACTTCTCTCCTTTGAAATTTCTGCCATATGCATGAGCTCCCCAGGTGGTGTACACATCTGCCAGATCCCCTCTATCCTTCCATGCAGAGGCATGTACCACTTCTCCAACTGCACAACCATGGTTTCCGGGAGGATCACCAAATATTCGGATTAAGGCTTGATCCCGTGCCTCCTCTTCAGAAAATCCTTCTTTGATCTTTTCCACAAGGTCCTGTTTCAGATGGGCTGATAGGTAATTGAGATCATCAGATTCATCAAGAGAAGCGATGATCTCAACACCTTCATCGATCATGTATACGAGATTTGGAAATGAATCGCGAAACAGTCCACTTATCCGCAGAGTAACATCGATACGTGGCCGACCAAGTTCCTTGGATGGTATCACCTCTAGTCCGGTTACTGCTCCTCCTCTGTCAGACCAGACCGGTTTCAATCCCATCAGCCAGAGAATATATGCGATATCATCTCCACCGGTCCGCATGGTATCGGTAGCCCAAACAACGATTCCAACCCGCTCTGGATACTCCCCCTTTTCTTCGATGTACCTCTCCATCATCTGGTCAGCCATAGCTTTTCCGGTCTGCCATGCAGCAGGAGTTGGGATTGAAGCAGGATCGATGGAGTAACAGTTTTTCCCAGTCGGCAGAAGGTGGACATTCCCACGGGTTGGATCACCACAGGGACCCGGTGGAACATATCCTGCATCCAATCCACGGACGAGGTTAGTCATCTCATCGGTTGTCTGCCTGACCCGGGGTATGACATCATCACAGATCCCGATGACTGATGCCTCAAGAGTCTGGTTTATGGGTCCATTTTCCTCCATGATCCTGGATAAGACTTCTTCCCGGTCATATCCGCATGAATCCATCACCATGATCAGTTCCTGGCTGCGTGTATCGATAAGATCGAGGAGTTCTCCATTCATGCGATTATATTGCTCATTGTATCTGGACGGATTGTCAAGGAGATCCTGAAGTGTGAGAGAGAGTGATTGTGCAACTCCGTCCCGGAGAGAAGGTATTTTTCCATTTTCCAGCCGGGTCAGAGCGTACACCATCTCTCTGAATCGATCGTCAACAGGGGGCTGTCCAAAGATATGCAGCCCGTCTTTTATGATTACATCCCTGACTTCGCAGAGATAATCATAAATACGCTCGGCAGATGCAGCAATCTCCGAAGCAGAAGCATCTTCTGATAGTCCAAGGTCATTTGTCAGGTTCTGCTCTCGGACAATTCTGGCTACCTCCCTGATCAGATCATCTGCTTTCTGAGATTCGCCACCTCTTACCGCACGGAGATATTCCTGAAGGATACTATCAAGATCTGTGAGATCTCCATACCCCTCTGCCCGCATCATGGCAGGTACCAGGTGATCGAGAAGAACAGCCCATGTCCTTCGTTTGGCCTGAATTCCTTCTCCTGGATCGTTCATGATATAGGGATAAAGATGAGGCATATCCTCGAGCACTACATCAGGGTAACACTCTTCAGAAAGAGCATTGCCTTTACCGGGAAGCCACTCAAGAGTTCCATGAGTTCCCATGTGAATGATAGCATGAGCACCAAAGTCATCTCGTATCCAGCGATAATATGCGAGATACTGATGAGGCATCACCATGTCATTTGAATGAATAAGTGACTCAACTTTCTCGAATAATCCCCGAGGAGGCTGAATTCCAATAAAGATATTTCCAGTTAAGAGACCGGGAATGCAGATGTCCCCTTCTGCAGTCATGACATCCCCAGGTATAGAGCCCCAGTCGGCCGTTATTTTGTCCTGGTTCTTCTCAGGAATCTTTGAGAACCACTCATTATAACGGTCTTTTGATACCAGAGCCGCTGCACGATCCCTCATCTGCTCTTCAGAAAGGTATCGGGTATCGTTTGTAAGACCGGCTATCATGGCGTTGATCAGATCATTTCCGCTCTCAGGTATCTCACTGACAGAATACCCCTCTTCCTTGAGCCTGTATAGAACATCGATGACACTTTTGGGTGTATCCAGCCCTCCGGCATCCCCAAGGGCATCCATCTCCCCGGTGTACTGATACAGAAGAATGGCTACTTTTCGCTCTGATGGGGGTGTTTTTCGAAGTTCAGCCCATCTTCTTGCCATTGTTGCAATCCTCTCAGGACGTCCGGGTATCGGGATTGACATATTTTTTCTGCCATCAAGTTCTCCGGTTGTTCCAAGTGGGATTGCGATGATCTGTCCGTCAAATTCAGGCCAGATAACTCCTGAAGAGATCTCCATCGGAGAAAGACCTGCCTCATCATTCTGCCAAACATCATAGGGTCGGTACATGGTAATAGTCTGCAGAAGCGGGACATTCAGGTCATTGAAAAAGTTGTACACAGGATCGGTCTTTGTGCCATCATTTGGATCAGATAGAGAGATCTGGGAGAATGACATGTTGATGATCAAAACATCGATGATAGGTCTTCCATCTTTGATCAGGTATAAATCCATAATTTTTCGTATCCCTATTGCACCGGTGATGGGATTGGGACTAGTTACCAGGAAAAATGGAAGTACATTCATCCCTTCGGCTTCGATAGCACGAATGAGAACATCAACTGTATGGAGATTTTTTCTGACATAAAAAAACTGATGAAGTAAAACTCCGATAGTATGCTTTTTTGGATCAAGCCTGGTTACATGGGTCTTGAAATCATGGTTATCTGGAAGTGAAGGATGGTAAAAACCCTCTGTTGGTGGATACCTGATTGAAGGAAGCTCAATCCCGGAAACTCCCAGACATTTGCAGATACAGAGAAGCAGACTGATGGTATTCTCGATTCCGCCCAGTTCGATTACAGCATGGATGTAGTCATACTCTTCATCAGTGAACGGAAAGAGACTTCTGAAGTCTTTCATCTCCTCAGGGACTGAACTACAGACAAACGTTGGTATCTTCAGTTCCTTTGCTGTAGTTATCAGTCTGTCAAACTTTTTGAAGTACGTGGAGCTTCCATGATTACTGATAATGAGAAACTGGCATTCTCTCATCTCCCCGATGGCTTGGATAAATTTTTTTTCTTCAGAATCGAGGGCTTCTGATGTGGTCTGGGTGACCTGAAGATTTGTTTTATCTAATGTACTGGTAGAACAAGCCTCCAGTATCCATGGATTTTCTCCTGTACCCGCACTGATGTAAAATAATTTCATAAAATAACCAGCCATTGCAAAAAGTTTGAGTGAATACAATTTGGCTTGAGGCAGGTAAAGATTTTTTTATTTATTGCAAATAAACTTACATGAAATGTTCTGTAAGATCATCTCGAATAAAAAAGTGATAATTTATGGCTGCCTCGTTCTTATTGCAACGATTATCCTGCTCTTTTGTATTGTTGACTCTATCTTTGTAAATGGTGTTGACAAAAAAGAGATGATTTCGGTAAAAATAATTGCCTTGAACGATTTTCACGGCCATCTGTTTGATCGTCAGAGTCTCAATGGGCACCCTGCAGGAAGCGCTCCGGTTCTTTCAGCAGCTTTGAAAGATGCAATCAATCTCTCAGATACAAACCATATATTTCTCGCTCTGATTGGTGACACAATCGGTGCTTCTCCCAGGCAGTCAACTCTGCTCATGGATGAACCAACGGTTCTCTTCTTTAACTCGGTATTGAATACCAATACCTCACTTATTTCAATCCCTGGCAATCATGAATTCGACAGGGGAGTTAATGAACTTATGAGGATAGTGAACGGTGGTAATGGCACTGATGAAACTCCACATCTTGTCGATCCATATCCTGGATGGAAGGGGGATATGATCTGTGCAAATGTTGTCTGGAAAGATAATCAAACCCCAATATTTCCTCCATATATAATAAATATGATAGATGGTATTCCTGTTGCATGGATAGGGGTCGTTACAACCGAAACACCTTCATTGACTCTCCCTCAGAATATTGATGGCCTGGAGTTTCTCAACGAAACAGCGACTGTGAACCATTATGTTCGCATTCTTCAAAAACAGGGAATTCATGCATTCATTGTTCTCCTTCATGAGGGTGGCAATCAGGATCCCTATGAAGGCCAGACAAGACCCAGAACAGATGTATCCGGTCCGATAGGTTCCATTGTCGCAGGAATGGATTCTGATGTTGATGTGGTTTTGTCAGGTCATAAACATGGGTTTACCAATGCGTTTCTATTAAATTCCGGTGGAAAGGATACCCTGTTGGTTCAGGCATACTCGTATGGGATGGCGTATGCTGATGTTAATTTACAAATAGATACTGTCAGTCGTGACATCTGCAACAAGTCTGCAGAGATTATTCCGGTATATCCTGAACCCGAAGAACGACTGGAAAGCGATGCAAATGATCTGGTACAGAGAGTTGAGAAGGCGGTACATCACTTTAATCAGGAGGTTATTGGATTCACATCTTCTGATATCACCCGATCACCTGAAGGAATCTATGGATCACCGCTTGGTCGGCTTGTTGCCAGATCACAGCAGGAAGCAATGGGAGCAGATCTTGCTTTTGTAACATCAGGGATACTTCCCGGTTCACTTCATGCTGATCTGGCAGCAGGAAATATTACCCGTTCAGATCTTGAGGCAATCCTACCCCCGGATGCTGAAATGGCTAAAGAGTATGGGGGATGGTATAGTCGCCCGAGAGCTGCTTCCCGAGAATTAAATGGAACCCAGATCCAGAGAATACTTGAGCGACAGTTTGAAACTCCTGCTCCTGAAGAAGATCTATCAACATCAGGGATTGAATATGTGTGCGATCTGACCCGCTCACCTGGAGACCGGGTTACAGGAATGTGGATCGATGGAAAGTCCGTTGAGAAGAATAAGACGTATCTGGCAGCAATGAATTACTATATCGCGTATGGCAGAGGGAATTTCACACCTGGATGGGAACCGGGTGTGAATGTAACCATAGGACCGGGAGATATTAAGGCGTTGATAGGGTATATCAAAAAAATCTGACGAACAGGTCATAGGGATTTAAACCAAAAAAAGTGGCACCCCAAAAAAGAGTTACTAATAGTTACTTATGGAATAATTCTAACTTCTTTTGAAGTAATCATCTTATTTGATTGTTTGTCAAAGATCTGAACATCTACTGGTTCTCCAACTGATGGACATGCTCCTCCTGCAACTCCATAATAATCGGCAGGGAAACAGTCAGTCCAGTTGAATCTCGCTGCATCACCATTGCTGAATGATGGAGCCCAAGTGTAACTGGCATAAATTTTTTTGTTGGTGGTTAAGTATGTTCCTTCTGTGACATTTACAGGATATGTCATCTGTTTAAACATTCCAGATGGAATAAATGTCTTTACTGTAATGTCCTCCCAATTAATTGAATCTCCTCCATCATGTTTTATCATAATATAGGAGAAATTTCTGGCTTCTGCACTTATGGATAATTGAGGGGCTTTCTTTGTTTCACCGGTTATTGAGCCTGCAAATCCACTTACAATTGCAGCAATAATAATGCATACGATGAGCATTAACATAACTCCAATAACCGGAGAAACCGCTGAATCCTTGAATAATTTTGTATTCATGATGATTACTCCCTTACTGGAATCGTCTTATCATATATTGTTCCACCTGTCGTTGTGTCAATAAGTTTAACTTCCATTTCATCCTTCGAAGTTATATATGGCAAATTTTTAATCAATTCTTTTCCTTCAACAAAACCGCCTGTAACCTGGATTGCATCACCTGCTTTCATAGTGAAATTACCCCACCAGATACTGGGTCCATTTTCAGCATTAGCATATAACCCATTAATAACCAGACATGGCTCATGCCAGTAATAGTATTTTCCAGAAGAGGAACTTTTGTAGTAATGATTCAACGAGTTGATATCATATTTGCAGGTATATCCTTCGGCTGGATAAAATTCAGCGTCTATTCCCGTGTAATTTGCTTGTATACTCTTAGCAACATTTGCTACGCCTGACTGGTTTGTCCATGTTGTAATAAGTTGAACATTTTTTGTGTTAATTGGATCACCACTCAAATGTTTTATAGTCAAAGCTGGAGAACCCATACTATCGGTCAGTCCAAAGGTTGCATCCATGCTTACCTGTGGAGTTTTTCCCTTCTTTTCTGTTAATCCACCAGCAAAACCACTAACGACTGCAGCAATAATGATTGTAACCACAAGCATCAGCAAGACACCAACGACAGGAGATACAGCTGATTCAGACTTTTTTTCTTTTCCTTCCTTCATATACAAACCTCAAGACTTCTGATGCTAAGTAAAATTTTTCTTAGCTAAGATCTAAATTATTGACTTAACGTAAAAAAAGTTGTTATGCGATTATGACAATTCATTACATGCAGAAGCATTCACTCACGAAATTAAACGTAATGGAAAATTCGCGCAACCGTTGAGAAAAAATATCTGTGGCTGTTGTAATGGTACAAAAAAAAATGGCTCATAAACAATTCACCTCTGCGGTGGGGATTTCGGCATGTGATCCTGCAGTATCTCCGGTAGTAGGGATTATGCTGATGCTCACCGTCACGCTCATCCTTGCTGCAATCATCAGCGGTTTTTCCGGAGGGATCGCTAATACTCAGTCAAAGCCTCCACAATTGCTATTTGAAACTTCTATGGTCAATGACACCACCGATAATTCTCTAAGTTTTTTTGATATCAGGATAATCTCGGTCAGTGAAGGAATTCCAACCAAGGACATAAAATTAGTAACTGAATGGCAGAGTCATGGATCAAAAATTAACCGGTGTATCATACTGCCAAACTCCGGAAATGTCGGTTCTGATACATATCCTCGTGGATTTGGGCCTGGAGTTTCTGATGATGTTGCGGGGTCTTCCAACTTTGGGAACTTCACCCTCCTGGCAGGAACTCGCCTTAATGCAAATGCAACCAATGGCAATGATCCGATGGATGCGGTATTAAATAAAACCTGGAACCAGGGGAGTGAAGGTATCACAGAAGGTACACCAATCAGAATCCAGTTTATTCATGTCCCAAGTGGCGCGATCATAGCTGACAAAGAGATCACTACGGAGACATAAGATGAGAGAGGAGGCAGTATCCCCGGTGATCGGTGTTCTTCTCATGCTGACCCTTACTCTGATTATTGCAGCTATCGTAAACAGTTATGCAGGAGGGCTGATGGAGACTGAATCTAAGGCTCCTACAGTGACTCTACAGGTTTCGTACTCTCAATCTGGAGAAAATGGAATGGAGATTCGGCATGTTAGTGGTGATCCTTTGCCAACTGAATCTGTAAAAGTGATGATAAGACCATCAGAGTCCATGGGGAAGGCCGCATCGCAGTATCCATCAATAGTCAACAAATCTTTGATTACGAACTATACAGGGACCCAATCGTGGACATCTGGTATCACTTCGATGAGACCCGGTGAGATATGT
This window encodes:
- a CDS encoding DUF4258 domain-containing protein, giving the protein MQYQDINDYIKSDSYLITSHARNRMAERGISTSQLEEAILFGEVIESYEDDHPCPSYLLLSTANNISLHIVIGMCRDHLRIVTCYYPDENEWINYRERRR
- a CDS encoding bifunctional metallophosphatase/5'-nucleotidase, coding for MFCKIISNKKVIIYGCLVLIATIILLFCIVDSIFVNGVDKKEMISVKIIALNDFHGHLFDRQSLNGHPAGSAPVLSAALKDAINLSDTNHIFLALIGDTIGASPRQSTLLMDEPTVLFFNSVLNTNTSLISIPGNHEFDRGVNELMRIVNGGNGTDETPHLVDPYPGWKGDMICANVVWKDNQTPIFPPYIINMIDGIPVAWIGVVTTETPSLTLPQNIDGLEFLNETATVNHYVRILQKQGIHAFIVLLHEGGNQDPYEGQTRPRTDVSGPIGSIVAGMDSDVDVVLSGHKHGFTNAFLLNSGGKDTLLVQAYSYGMAYADVNLQIDTVSRDICNKSAEIIPVYPEPEERLESDANDLVQRVEKAVHHFNQEVIGFTSSDITRSPEGIYGSPLGRLVARSQQEAMGADLAFVTSGILPGSLHADLAAGNITRSDLEAILPPDAEMAKEYGGWYSRPRAASRELNGTQIQRILERQFETPAPEEDLSTSGIEYVCDLTRSPGDRVTGMWIDGKSVEKNKTYLAAMNYYIAYGRGNFTPGWEPGVNVTIGPGDIKALIGYIKKI
- a CDS encoding type II toxin-antitoxin system MqsA family antitoxin — encoded protein: MDKLSGEKTMMPDQCSFCKGTLRKGTTEFMVRMGSEIIVIKDIPAFVCDQCNESYFTPESSRKIDRIIEEAKKGPICGTPLAAIEVSIQE
- the cobN gene encoding cobaltochelatase subunit CobN — its product is MKLFYISAGTGENPWILEACSTSTLDKTNLQVTQTTSEALDSEEKKFIQAIGEMRECQFLIISNHGSSTYFKKFDRLITTAKELKIPTFVCSSVPEEMKDFRSLFPFTDEEYDYIHAVIELGGIENTISLLLCICKCLGVSGIELPSIRYPPTEGFYHPSLPDNHDFKTHVTRLDPKKHTIGVLLHQFFYVRKNLHTVDVLIRAIEAEGMNVLPFFLVTSPNPITGAIGIRKIMDLYLIKDGRPIIDVLIINMSFSQISLSDPNDGTKTDPVYNFFNDLNVPLLQTITMYRPYDVWQNDEAGLSPMEISSGVIWPEFDGQIIAIPLGTTGELDGRKNMSIPIPGRPERIATMARRWAELRKTPPSERKVAILLYQYTGEMDALGDAGGLDTPKSVIDVLYRLKEEGYSVSEIPESGNDLINAMIAGLTNDTRYLSEEQMRDRAAALVSKDRYNEWFSKIPEKNQDKITADWGSIPGDVMTAEGDICIPGLLTGNIFIGIQPPRGLFEKVESLIHSNDMVMPHQYLAYYRWIRDDFGAHAIIHMGTHGTLEWLPGKGNALSEECYPDVVLEDMPHLYPYIMNDPGEGIQAKRRTWAVLLDHLVPAMMRAEGYGDLTDLDSILQEYLRAVRGGESQKADDLIREVARIVREQNLTNDLGLSEDASASEIAASAERIYDYLCEVRDVIIKDGLHIFGQPPVDDRFREMVYALTRLENGKIPSLRDGVAQSLSLTLQDLLDNPSRYNEQYNRMNGELLDLIDTRSQELIMVMDSCGYDREEVLSRIMEENGPINQTLEASVIGICDDVIPRVRQTTDEMTNLVRGLDAGYVPPGPCGDPTRGNVHLLPTGKNCYSIDPASIPTPAAWQTGKAMADQMMERYIEEKGEYPERVGIVVWATDTMRTGGDDIAYILWLMGLKPVWSDRGGAVTGLEVIPSKELGRPRIDVTLRISGLFRDSFPNLVYMIDEGVEIIASLDESDDLNYLSAHLKQDLVEKIKEGFSEEEARDQALIRIFGDPPGNHGCAVGEVVHASAWKDRGDLADVYTTWGAHAYGRNFKGEKCTELFKQQFSRLDATVKNRVSQEWDILDVDDDYIFLGGMNACVKAYGNKDPVSVIGEACDPKNVKTRLLDEEIRFIFRSRVLNPRWIEGLKQHGFRGVQEVTNTIDYMFGWDVTSDAVDDWEYQAAAGHFLFDEDNRQWIEENNPYALHSISGRLLEAHERGFWETDEETIRKLQEIYLESEEFFERAGEE
- a CDS encoding nitrogenase component 1 — encoded protein: MSLDPDGFIGVLLAIEGIADARAVMNGPTGCRGNPAYFSDRHFPRENSLNRRSFEEPFFFGQSRIPCTYLDSDDYIHGSTDKLQEILPLIAQKGDAFMAVVNSPGASLIGDDLNRFLVDAGLDHCCMAFEGAPYSLPLSEGFDQAMVEILKWLQLNRLTGGKNRVNLLGISLIQKYWQEHVAVLKRICSLMGLSVVAVPGGGCSVSDLRESTTASFNIVVHSEYCKKIAEFYESEFGIPTIYPHSGAPIGFSPTEQWIKEIAKVTGCDPTRALDAIKQDRIHAYHQIARYHHEAGYPKGTTVAIRADASFAYPLVSWVYEYLGMIPVSIECLDGSDPVMINYIHNFLSEYGLSSALEQSAADARADFFFGDGIIGKDLELSGRCRRSVEIYNRTTGEIEFTRKGFLGGDGVLYILEKIFDAIREFP
- a CDS encoding ABC transporter permease — encoded protein: MEVQVNAQEAIMRGVLTYMERDFIRWIRYRVGVVSTLILPAAWLLFVGLTLPVNFTGNYLDFITPGILVMTILTAGISSGSLLMFDKILGFLNKFLAMPVPRESILVSKILFITIRGILQTTIILILAVLIGASILSPMQYAMTYLILFLFGVFIAAFSTTIALYLNDHDSFAAFTAMVTMPLFFTSSALMPYDVMPAWLRMIARVNPLSYAIDAIRDLGTGVVPVIPITVLTFFAAVVMMIAGYMFRKVTV
- a CDS encoding ATP-binding cassette domain-containing protein, yielding MTAIETCDLTKEFGTLCAVDNLTFSADNEIFGLLGPNGSGKTTTVLMLTTLLTQTKGSASICGYDTLQEPDKVRGCLSYVPQDMAIDTNLTGRENMLIFAKLYGISNPKDRVDELLGVMELSDRADDLAKTYSGGMRRRLELAEALVHEPEVIFLDEPTLGLDVAARKIIWEHLHEMNKKGMTIFVTTHYMDEADRFCDRVGIISHGKIQAMGRPAELKSHLMKDVITVLIEGEYHQIDLQDPVFVGKSGNELSFTAENGRQALPVLADALSRAGNKVREMSIHEPSLDDVFLQSVGKQEESNGFEEWKYRLMLRRRS